In Hippoglossus stenolepis isolate QCI-W04-F060 chromosome 20, HSTE1.2, whole genome shotgun sequence, the following are encoded in one genomic region:
- the LOC118099731 gene encoding plasminogen codes for MDLYTAALLLGALTCTVSGTEVIGYAKTEGAWILSLNKRQYTLNSVAECATKCDSETTFTCKSFMYVEKDQECVTATANSKSETILRRTSAALYEKQEYLLECVNGLGTDYRGTKSRSKTGKTCQRWKAKFPHVPNMTPESHPRADLDSNFCRNPDGDSGGPWCYTTDSSTRWEHCNVASCTEECIHCSGENYRGKISTTEGGFACQHWDSQKPQNHGYIPSALPEKYLEQNYCRNPDGDPRPWCFTTSSSKRWDFCSIPRCTSEPPTIVPELTCATNEGAAYRGTVSVTESGKTCQSWSAQTPQRHNRTPDNYPCKGLDNNYCRNPDNERMPWCYTTVAETRWEYCKVPSCGAGPDEPMIPPEEDDCYVDDGTSYRGITSETISGKKCQSWSAMTPHSHVKTPQAYPAADLRRNLCRNPEGDRAPWCYTMDPRVRWEYCNLEKCAVIPSGAPPLKPSVTQTPSTVTQAPTVTDCKIGNGGTYQGPTSITILGVTCQAWSAQSPHQHNSFTPVSHPTKGLEGNSCRNPDNDVNGPWCYTTDSNKKWDYCQIPDCVGLKCGSPVIKPRRCFGRIVGGCVSKAHSWPWQISLRTSMGIHFCGGTLIHHQWVLTAAHCLERSRRPQAYLIVLGVHTELANEPSKQERRLEKLVLGPNGADIALLKLESPALINDKVLPVCLPDKDYVVPSGTECYVTGWGETQGTGGEGILKETGFPVIGNKICNRPSYLNGRVKDHEMCAGNIEGGSDSCQGDSGGPLVCTAQNKYILQGVTSWGLGCANAMKPGVYARVSKFTDWIEATIQAN; via the exons ATGGACCTGTACACAGCAGCTCTCCTCCTGGGAGCCCTGACCTGCACTG TGAGTGGTACAGAGGTCATCGGCTACGCCAAAACCGAAGGGGCGTGGATCCTCTCGCTGAACAAGAGACAGTACACGTTAAACTCTGTGGCTGAATGTGCCACCAAATGTGACAGTGAAACCACCTTCACCTGCAA GTCGTTCATGTATGTTGAAAAGGATCAGGAGTGTGTGACGGCAACGGCAAACTCCAAATCAGAGACAATCCTGCGTCGAACCAGTGCAGCTTTATATGAAAAACAAG AATACCTCCTGGAGTGTGTGAATGGACTGGGAACAGATTACAGAGGAACAAAGTCCAGATCAAAGACGGGAAAGACGTGTCAGAGATGGAAAGCGAAATTCCCACACGTGCCGAA TATGACACCAGAAAGTCACCCCCGAGCAGACCTGGACTCTAACTTCTGCAGAAACCCGGATGGAGACAGCGGGGGACCCTGGTGTTACACCACCGACTCCAGCACCCGGTGGGAGCACTGCAACGTAGCCAGCTGCACTG AGGAGTGTATTCACTGCAGTGGTGAGAACTACAGAGGAAAAATCTCCACCACTGAAGGCGGCTTCGCTTGCCAACACTGGGATTCCCAGAAACCTCAAAACCACGGATACATCCCCAGCGC TCTCCCAGAAAAGTATCTTGAACAGAATTACTGCAGAAACCCTGATGGAGACCCCCGACCCTGGTGCTTCACCACCAGCTCATCCAAGAGATGGGACTTCTGCTCCATTCCCCGCTGCA CCTCCGAGCCTCCCACCATCGTCCCGGAGCTGACCTGTGCCACCAATGAGGGCGCAGCCTACCGAGGCACCGTATCTGTGACCGAGTCCGGCAAAACCTGCCAGAGCTGGTCGGCCCAGACGCCACAAAGACACAACCGCACCCCAGATAACTACCCCTGCAA aGGCCTGGATAACAACTACTGTCGTAACCCCGACAACGAGAGGATGCCCTGGTGTTACACCACCGTCGCCGAGACTCGCTGGGAGTACTGCAAGGTGCCGAGCTGTGGAGCCGGACCAG ACGAGCCCATGATCCCCCCAGAGGAGGACGACTGTTACGTGGACGATGGGACGAGTTATCGTGGCATCACATCAGAGACCATCAGCGGAAAGAAATGTCAAAGCTGGAGCGCCATGACTCCTCACAGCCACGTGAAGACTCCACAGGCGTACCCCGCAGC GGACCTCAGGAGGAATCTGTGCAGGAACCCAGAAGGAGACCGAGCTCCCTGGTGTTACACTATGGACCCTCGTGTCCGTTGGGAGTATTGCAACTTGGAAAAATGTGCTGTCATTCCTTCAGGAGCACCCCCACTCAAACCCAGTGTGACCCAAACCCCTTCCACCGTCACCCAGGCCCCAACTGTGACAG acTGTAAGATTGGAAATGGAGGAACATACCAAGGTCCAACCTCCATCACTATCCTGGGTGTGACCTGCCAGGCCTGGAGCGCTCAGAGTCCTCACCAACACAACAGCTTCACCCCAGTGTCCCACCCCACCAAGGGCCTGGAGGGAAAT agctgcagaaacCCAGATAACGACGTGAACGGGCCGTGGTGCTACACTACCGACAGTAACAAGAAGTGGGACTACTGTCAGATCCCTGACTGTG TTGGACTGAAATGCGGTTCACCAGTCATCAAACCCAGGCGTTGTTTTGGTCGTATTGTCGGAGGCTGCGTATCCAAAGCTCACTCGTGGCCGTGGCAGATCAGCCTCAGGACCAG TATGGGAATACATTTCTGTGGAGGAACTCTGATTCACCATCAGTGGGTCCTCACGGCTGCACACTGCCTGGAGAG GTCCAGGCGGCCTCAAGCGTACCTGATTGTCCTGGGAGTCCACACTGAGCTAGCCAATGAGCCGTCCaaacaggagaggaggctgGAAAAACTGGTGCTGGGACCCAACGGAGCCGACATCGCTCTGCTCAAACTGGAGAG tccGGCTCTAATAAACGACAAAGTCCTGCCGGTGTGTCTCCCAGACAAGGATTACGTCGTCCCCAGTGGAACCGAGTGTTACGTCACTGGATGGGGTGAAACTCAAG gtacAGGGGGCGAGGGCATCCTGAAGGAAACTGGTTTCCCTGTGATCGGGAACAAGATCTGTAACCGTCCGTCGTATCTGAACGGACGAGTCAAAGACCACGAGATGTGTGCTGGAAACATCGAGGGAGGATCCGACAGCTGCCAG GGCGACAGCGGCGGCCCTCTGGTGTGTACCGCTCAGAACAAGTACATCCTGCAGGGCGTCACCTCCTGGGGTCTGGGATGCGCCAACGCCATGAAACCCGGCGTCTACGCTCGAGTCTCCAAGTTCACGGACTGGATCGAGGCAACCATCCAAgccaattaa